The region TATGTTGAACTAGGTGCTAATACCACTATTGACCGTGGTGTTACAGGAGATACTACAATAGGTTATGGAAGTAAACTTGATAACCAAGTGCAAATAGGACATGACACCGTTTTAGGTAAACACGTTCTTATTGCCAGTCAGACAGGTGTTGCAGGCTGTGTAGTGATAGAGGACGAAGTAACCATTTGGGGACAAGTAGGAATTACCAGCGGTGTAACAATAGGGAAGAAGGCAGTTATCTCTGCAAAGTCTGGAGTAAGTAAATCACTGGAAGGGAATAAAAGTTATTTTGGTATTCCTGCAGATGATTTTAGAAGTAAATACAAGGAAATAGCAGCTATAAAACAAATTCCTGAAGCCTTAGAACTTCTTAAAAAATTGAATAAGTAATAGTTAATAGTTTAACGAAAAGATAGAATTTTATTCTAGGTTAACATTTCATTCTTACCTAGTTTAGCACTCCATTAAAAGCTTTTATAAATGTCTGTTGCAGCAAAGAAAATAGTACAAAAATTTTTAGATTCTGACGTGTTTGTTAACGTTGAAGAGTTTGATCATTACATACATAAGGATCTTAAAATGCATTGGCATGCAAGCTCTGGGTATAGAGAGTTTAGTTACGATGATTATCACAGACTCAGTCAGTCTACAGCATCTTCCTATGAAAGTATGAGGTCTGAGGTGACGCATATGATCAGTGATAAGAAAGAAGTAGCAGCGAGATTTACAGTTTATGTAAGAACAATTGAAAACCCAAGAGAAGAAATTCCTGTTGGCTATTTTGTTTCTATCTTTAAGTTAGAAGACGATAAAATAATAGAGGTGCACCAATCCAGTCACCCATCACAAGGTTAAATTAAGAATACTCCATATAAATTATAAACAATGAGCGTTTTAGTAAACAAAGATTCTAAAGTAATAGTACAAGGTTTTACTGGTAGTGAAGGTACCTTCCACGCAGGTCAAATGATCGACTACGGTACTAACGTAGTAGGTGGTGTTACCCCAGGAAAAGGTGGTCAAGAACATTTGGGAAAACCAGTTTTTAATACTGTTCAAGAAGCAGTAGATAAAGCAGGAGCCAATGTAACCATCATTTTTGTACCGCCAGCTTTTGCTGCAGATGCTATTAAAGAAGCTGCAGATGCAGGTATCAAAGTAATCATTACCATTACAGAAGGTATTCCAGTTGCAGATATGGTTAAAACTGCAGACTATATTAAAGATATGGACTGTCGCCTAGTAGGTCCTAACTGCCCAGGAGTGATTACTCCAGGTGAAGCAAAAGTAGGTATCATGCCAGGTTTTGTATTTAAAAAAGGAAAAATAGGTATTGTATCCAAATCAGGAACGCTTACTTATGAGGCATCTGACCAAGTTGTAAAACAAGGTTACGGTATTTCTACAGCAATAGGAATAGGTGGTGATCCAATTATAGGAACAACTACTAAAGAAGCTGTTGAACTCTTTATGAATGACCCAGAAACAGAAGCTATCGTTATGATAGGTGAAATAGGTGGACAGTTAGAAGCTGACGCTGCACATTGGATCAAAGCAACTGGTAACAAAAAACCTGTTATAGGTTTTATCGCTGGTGAAACGGCTCCTGCAGGTCGTACTATGGGACACGCGGGTGC is a window of Nonlabens sp. MB-3u-79 DNA encoding:
- the sucD gene encoding succinate--CoA ligase subunit alpha; this translates as MSVLVNKDSKVIVQGFTGSEGTFHAGQMIDYGTNVVGGVTPGKGGQEHLGKPVFNTVQEAVDKAGANVTIIFVPPAFAADAIKEAADAGIKVIITITEGIPVADMVKTADYIKDMDCRLVGPNCPGVITPGEAKVGIMPGFVFKKGKIGIVSKSGTLTYEASDQVVKQGYGISTAIGIGGDPIIGTTTKEAVELFMNDPETEAIVMIGEIGGQLEADAAHWIKATGNKKPVIGFIAGETAPAGRTMGHAGAIVGGTEDTAQAKKAIMRECGIHVVNSPAEIGKKVAEVLG
- a CDS encoding nuclear transport factor 2 family protein — translated: MSVAAKKIVQKFLDSDVFVNVEEFDHYIHKDLKMHWHASSGYREFSYDDYHRLSQSTASSYESMRSEVTHMISDKKEVAARFTVYVRTIENPREEIPVGYFVSIFKLEDDKIIEVHQSSHPSQG